The following are from one region of the Endozoicomonas sp. 4G genome:
- a CDS encoding glycosyltransferase family 2 protein, whose translation MPVNDSFLLSCVVPVFNESPVIGQFMEALKEQLEAITARFEIIVVDDGSTDRTVELVEPFCDDKRIKLIELSRNFGKETALTAGIDATSGDSVVLIDADFQHPLDMIPVFVDYWRQGYQMVYGVRQDRKNESFLKKKGAQFFYQIMHSSTGIDVPAHAGDFRLMDRVVVDALKAMPERSRFMKGIYAWVGYKSIGLPFEVRDRLAGESGWGYAKLTRLALSGITAFTTLPLRIVGGLGLIISFISVFYAFFIIFRTLVLGAPLPGWPTVAVAITFIGGVQLLSLWILGEYVAGIFCEVKKRPRYLIQRQLGFNNQKDNNAAD comes from the coding sequence ATGCCAGTTAACGACTCATTCTTACTCAGTTGTGTGGTTCCGGTTTTCAATGAAAGCCCGGTCATTGGCCAGTTTATGGAGGCACTGAAAGAACAGCTGGAAGCTATCACCGCGCGTTTTGAAATCATTGTGGTGGATGATGGCAGCACCGACAGAACCGTTGAGCTGGTGGAACCTTTCTGTGATGACAAAAGAATCAAGCTGATTGAGCTATCAAGAAACTTCGGTAAGGAAACGGCACTGACTGCCGGTATTGACGCCACTTCCGGTGACTCAGTGGTTCTGATTGATGCCGACTTTCAACACCCGCTGGATATGATCCCGGTCTTTGTTGATTACTGGCGACAAGGTTATCAGATGGTTTATGGCGTTCGTCAGGATCGGAAAAATGAATCTTTCCTGAAAAAGAAAGGTGCACAATTTTTCTATCAGATCATGCACTCCAGCACAGGCATTGATGTACCGGCCCATGCAGGGGACTTCCGGCTGATGGACAGGGTGGTTGTCGATGCCCTGAAAGCCATGCCCGAACGCAGTCGCTTTATGAAAGGCATCTATGCCTGGGTAGGTTACAAGAGTATTGGCCTTCCCTTTGAAGTCAGAGACCGACTGGCGGGAGAATCCGGCTGGGGTTACGCCAAACTGACCCGACTGGCTCTTTCGGGCATTACGGCATTCACCACCTTGCCCCTGCGAATTGTCGGTGGACTCGGACTGATTATTTCCTTCATCTCGGTTTTTTACGCATTCTTTATCATCTTCCGAACCCTGGTTCTTGGTGCGCCCCTGCCAGGCTGGCCCACGGTGGCTGTTGCCATCACTTTTATCGGCGGCGTACAGCTTCTGTCTCTCTGGATACTGGGTGAGTACGTTGCCGGTATTTTCTGCGAAGTGAAAAAGCGCCCCAGATACCTGATACAAAGACAGCTGGGATTCAACAATCAGAAGGACAACAATGCAGCCGATTAA
- a CDS encoding copper chaperone PCu(A)C, with amino-acid sequence MKPLAMRALAIFAGMAVTALQAADVEIKGQYARAVPAVSTNSAAFLTITNKGKQDIKLISADSPCAARVELHGHKHEGNMMKMFKLEDIDIPAGKTESLGSGGNHIMLMGLKRPMKAGDEVDITLHFSDGDAVDVKVPVKDLRQQTEDTTHHGGMDHGSMDHGSIDHGSMDHSKMDH; translated from the coding sequence ATGAAGCCTTTGGCAATGAGAGCGCTGGCTATTTTCGCAGGTATGGCAGTCACGGCCCTTCAGGCGGCAGATGTTGAGATAAAGGGTCAGTACGCAAGAGCGGTACCGGCTGTTTCCACAAACTCTGCGGCCTTCCTGACTATTACCAACAAGGGCAAGCAAGATATCAAACTGATCTCTGCCGACAGTCCCTGTGCGGCTCGTGTCGAGTTGCACGGTCACAAGCATGAAGGGAATATGATGAAAATGTTCAAGCTGGAAGATATTGATATTCCGGCAGGCAAAACAGAATCCCTGGGAAGCGGCGGCAATCATATCATGCTCATGGGGTTGAAGAGGCCAATGAAGGCCGGTGATGAGGTGGATATCACTCTGCATTTCTCTGACGGAGATGCTGTGGATGTAAAAGTGCCGGTGAAGGATCTCCGGCAGCAGACCGAGGATACGACCCACCATGGTGGGATGGACCATGGTTCAATGGATCATGGTTCAATTGATCATGGTTCAATGGATCACAGTAAAATGGATCATTGA
- a CDS encoding P-loop NTPase fold protein — MLIKKIEGFLRSGRRSLFIAFIVSIPWAAAEESNSLIIQALAINAFLDYLYNLEQGNLEGESASARPFIIGLDGPSGAGKSTFLEEFTEQLRTSAASYCQSQSGQAGRVCSLETLGIDTFLHSRADRHKMFRHLGDGASGNNNGEEYRADLRDSCLAAIARGDAFRYTPYCRHLEGRLGPEETRQINSDILIIEGTHVNDPGARASIDHALFLNGDDLLIAWNMWKRNCFLGNRTQDELFAILKVLFEQFKTWRARNADLSDVHFYWSAINDVPDLTEETIDSGPPELIRQLQLHHFNSGFALTRLFQQNSLGSQVLSSRMRDRFQPVMPDRNPVAMAHQRFLSVVKMLLEPLGLGLHEVHHGNECLFVSLNSILRPYHLNRGRVIVLLRQLEEAWKQNRLTDAQRKLLSWIAGDIEAEADFLSQGNLGGLPTILMTWAALLGSSHPPDKPLYLMIRLGEAVQIWCLNLDGSISELDSLPAGEPVLIYDGVNRWMFATPEQDGMNNMARVRVPPMVLSNAGGGSDDGDDDSSLYSSSSSSSPLSSPLSLPANTIREVDDLVFGPNVTEPDSESQSHLILPGLIMHSQ; from the coding sequence TTGCTTATTAAAAAAATAGAGGGATTTCTTCGATCGGGACGTCGTTCATTATTTATAGCGTTTATTGTTTCAATTCCCTGGGCTGCTGCTGAAGAATCAAACAGCCTGATTATTCAGGCTCTTGCCATTAATGCTTTTCTTGATTATCTCTATAATCTGGAGCAGGGTAATCTGGAAGGAGAAAGTGCCTCTGCCAGACCTTTTATAATTGGCCTGGATGGACCTTCCGGAGCCGGTAAGTCAACCTTTCTTGAAGAATTTACTGAACAGCTTCGAACTTCTGCGGCGAGTTATTGTCAATCACAGTCAGGGCAGGCAGGCAGGGTTTGCAGTTTGGAAACGCTGGGGATTGATACCTTTCTACATTCCCGGGCAGACAGGCATAAGATGTTCAGGCATCTGGGTGATGGCGCATCTGGAAACAACAATGGTGAAGAGTATCGGGCAGACCTTAGAGACAGCTGTCTGGCAGCCATAGCAAGGGGTGATGCTTTTCGCTATACCCCTTATTGTCGCCATCTGGAAGGCCGGCTGGGGCCGGAAGAAACCCGGCAGATCAACAGCGATATCCTTATTATCGAAGGCACCCATGTGAATGATCCGGGAGCTCGGGCTTCTATCGATCATGCTCTGTTTCTTAACGGCGACGATCTTTTAATTGCCTGGAATATGTGGAAACGAAATTGTTTTCTCGGCAATCGAACCCAGGATGAATTGTTTGCAATATTAAAGGTCTTGTTTGAACAGTTTAAAACCTGGAGGGCAAGAAACGCTGATCTTTCGGACGTTCATTTTTATTGGAGTGCAATTAACGACGTTCCGGATCTGACAGAAGAAACCATTGATTCAGGGCCGCCAGAACTGATTCGGCAGTTGCAACTTCATCATTTTAATTCGGGGTTTGCCCTGACTCGTCTTTTTCAGCAAAACTCGTTGGGTTCGCAAGTATTAAGCAGTCGTATGCGTGATCGTTTTCAACCTGTGATGCCTGATCGAAACCCGGTGGCGATGGCGCATCAAAGGTTTCTTTCAGTGGTTAAGATGTTGTTAGAACCATTGGGGCTCGGTCTTCATGAAGTCCATCACGGTAATGAGTGTTTATTTGTTTCACTGAATTCTATCCTGCGACCCTATCATCTGAATCGGGGAAGAGTCATTGTCCTGTTGAGACAATTAGAGGAAGCCTGGAAGCAGAATAGACTGACGGATGCCCAGAGAAAGCTGTTAAGCTGGATTGCCGGAGATATTGAAGCGGAAGCCGACTTTCTGTCACAAGGGAACCTGGGAGGGCTGCCCACCATATTGATGACATGGGCAGCCCTGCTGGGATCCAGTCATCCACCTGACAAGCCTCTGTACCTTATGATTCGGTTGGGTGAAGCTGTGCAGATCTGGTGCCTTAACCTCGATGGTTCCATCAGCGAATTAGACAGTCTTCCTGCCGGTGAGCCAGTACTGATCTACGATGGTGTCAATCGTTGGATGTTTGCAACGCCCGAGCAGGATGGAATGAATAATATGGCCAGGGTCAGGGTGCCGCCAATGGTGCTCTCCAACGCTGGTGGAGGCAGTGATGATGGTGACGATGATTCAAGCTTATATTCCAGTTCCAGTTCATCTTCTCCGTTGTCATCGCCTTTGAGCTTACCTGCTAACACTATCCGTGAGGTTGATGATTTGGTGTTCGGGCCTAATGTCACTGAGCCTGATTCTGAGTCGCAGTCTCACCTTATTTTGCCAGGATTGATAATGCATTCTCAGTAG
- a CDS encoding GtrA family protein produces the protein MQPIKFIITGSAAAVVHLSTLWLLVDVAQAAPLLANPAAFILAFIVSYLGHAFWTFNHKHHALRSTLVKFLLVQLLCSFLLNQGLYTLLLTCTGLNYLIASFIVLATIPLVTYSLSKYWAFK, from the coding sequence ATGCAGCCGATTAAGTTTATTATTACTGGCAGTGCTGCTGCTGTTGTCCACCTTTCCACCCTCTGGCTGCTGGTAGATGTGGCTCAAGCAGCCCCTCTGCTGGCCAATCCCGCCGCGTTTATCCTGGCTTTTATCGTCAGCTACCTGGGCCATGCATTCTGGACGTTTAATCACAAACACCATGCGCTGCGCAGCACTTTAGTGAAATTTCTGCTGGTTCAGCTGCTCTGCAGCTTTCTACTCAACCAGGGGCTTTATACCCTGCTGTTAACCTGCACCGGTTTAAATTATCTGATAGCCAGCTTTATCGTACTGGCAACCATTCCTCTGGTCACTTATTCCCTGA
- the iscB gene encoding RNA-guided endonuclease IscB, producing MNRVFVFDKNKKPLMPCHPARARKLLDKGKAAVFRRHPFTIILKEREGGVVQPLELKFDVGSKTTGIAVVADCDRGKKVVFAAELQHRGQRVKDSLESRRANRRARRNRKTRYRKARFMNRTRPEGWLPPSLMSRVFNTETWTKRLCLKAPISDVAVERVKFDMQLMENPDISGVEYQRGTLFGTELRQYLLYRDGHKCSYCKGVSNDPILNIEHFISRALGGSNRIGNLYIACRTCNEEKGAIHPKQWLESISKKKNKNKLDTARVRNVTNILKGKKVNCLKDAAAVNATRNETARRVQAIGLPTTFATGGRTKFNRTQQGYKKEHWIDAACVGESGASVYIPESTKPLIIKAMGRGSRQMCRVDKYGFPRTKAKGSKQVKGFQTGDIVKAIVPAGKRQGTYTGRVAVRTTGSFNIKTESDTIQGISWRNCQKIQSVDGYGYSLL from the coding sequence ATGAACCGAGTGTTCGTATTTGACAAAAACAAAAAGCCTCTTATGCCTTGCCATCCGGCAAGGGCAAGAAAGCTGTTAGACAAGGGTAAAGCGGCTGTCTTCAGACGCCATCCTTTCACGATCATCCTGAAAGAGAGAGAAGGTGGTGTTGTACAACCGCTGGAACTCAAATTCGACGTTGGAAGCAAAACAACAGGCATAGCCGTTGTTGCTGACTGTGATCGTGGAAAGAAAGTCGTCTTTGCTGCTGAACTCCAGCATAGAGGACAGAGGGTTAAGGATTCTCTTGAGTCTCGACGTGCAAACCGTCGAGCCAGAAGAAACCGGAAAACCCGCTATAGAAAAGCCCGTTTCATGAATCGAACAAGACCTGAAGGCTGGCTACCGCCCAGCCTTATGAGTCGAGTCTTCAATACTGAGACTTGGACTAAAAGGCTCTGCCTGAAAGCACCCATCAGTGATGTGGCTGTTGAGCGTGTTAAGTTCGATATGCAGTTGATGGAGAACCCCGATATCTCGGGGGTTGAATACCAACGAGGTACGTTGTTTGGTACTGAGTTGAGACAGTATCTTTTGTATCGAGATGGACACAAATGTTCTTACTGTAAGGGAGTGAGTAATGACCCAATCCTCAACATCGAACATTTCATATCCAGAGCCCTGGGAGGCTCAAACCGGATCGGGAATTTGTACATTGCATGTCGTACATGCAATGAAGAGAAAGGAGCTATCCACCCTAAGCAGTGGCTTGAATCTATTTCAAAGAAAAAGAACAAGAACAAGCTGGATACAGCAAGAGTCAGAAATGTAACCAACATCTTGAAAGGAAAGAAGGTCAATTGTCTGAAAGATGCTGCTGCCGTCAATGCCACAAGAAACGAAACCGCTAGACGTGTTCAGGCCATAGGTCTTCCTACCACCTTTGCTACTGGCGGTAGAACGAAGTTCAACCGCACTCAGCAAGGATACAAGAAAGAGCACTGGATAGATGCCGCCTGTGTAGGAGAGTCTGGAGCCAGTGTATACATACCAGAAAGCACAAAACCCTTAATCATTAAGGCTATGGGTAGAGGCTCACGACAAATGTGTAGAGTGGACAAATACGGATTTCCCCGTACAAAGGCTAAAGGCTCCAAACAAGTAAAAGGTTTCCAGACTGGAGATATCGTCAAGGCTATCGTTCCAGCTGGTAAACGGCAAGGAACGTATACAGGACGGGTTGCAGTGAGAACGACAGGCTCATTCAACATCAAGACTGAAAGTGACACCATCCAAGGAATTTCATGGAGAAACTGTCAGAAAATTCAGTCTGTGGATGGTTATGGTTACAGCTTGCTCTAA
- a CDS encoding TatD family hydrolase: protein MPELFDSHCHLDFPEFDQDRDKTLEQCWLAGVHSICIPATEARHWPRVLKQACSIPGSVQRYVALGLHPYFLKNHKPHHLDELKTLLEHHSKTICAVGEIGLDYSLTDSNREQQHYYFAQQLELASQFKLPVILHCRKAHDEILKKIRQVKPTRGGIVHAFSGSEQQAQQYIELGFKLGFGGTITYERARKTRQLAASLPLSSIVLETDAPDMPMSGYQGQRNTPIRLPVILEHLAELRSSSAKEIAQATTENALSILAK, encoded by the coding sequence ATGCCAGAATTGTTTGACAGCCACTGCCACCTGGATTTTCCTGAATTCGATCAAGACCGTGATAAAACCCTTGAACAGTGCTGGCTTGCGGGTGTGCACTCTATCTGCATCCCGGCAACGGAGGCTCGTCACTGGCCCAGAGTGCTGAAGCAAGCCTGTTCGATACCCGGTTCTGTGCAACGTTATGTTGCACTTGGACTGCACCCTTATTTTCTGAAAAACCACAAACCCCATCACCTCGACGAACTAAAGACACTTCTAGAACATCATTCCAAGACCATTTGTGCGGTGGGTGAGATAGGTCTGGACTACTCGTTGACTGACTCAAACCGTGAACAACAGCACTACTATTTTGCCCAACAGCTGGAACTCGCCAGTCAATTCAAGCTGCCTGTTATTCTGCACTGCCGAAAAGCCCACGATGAAATCCTCAAAAAAATCAGGCAGGTCAAACCGACCAGGGGCGGCATCGTACATGCTTTTTCTGGCAGCGAACAGCAGGCCCAACAGTATATTGAGCTGGGCTTCAAACTGGGCTTTGGTGGCACAATCACCTACGAAAGGGCCAGAAAAACACGACAGCTTGCCGCTTCCCTGCCCCTCAGTAGCATTGTTTTGGAAACGGATGCCCCGGATATGCCGATGTCAGGCTATCAGGGTCAGAGAAATACTCCCATCCGATTGCCTGTCATCCTTGAGCATCTCGCAGAATTACGTTCCAGCTCTGCTAAAGAGATCGCGCAGGCCACTACTGAGAATGCATTATCAATCCTGGCAAAATAA
- a CDS encoding 3-deoxy-7-phosphoheptulonate synthase class II has protein sequence MKQWQVDSWRKMPVIQLPEYPDQDHLQQVEQRLNVMPPLVFAGEVRALRQKLAAATRGEAFLLQGGDCAESFLEFSADNIRDTFKVLMQMAVVLTFGGSCPVIKVGRMAGQFAKPRSSGTEIIDGIELPIYRGDIINAMEATVESRRPDPERMLKAYHQASSTLNLLRAFAQGGLASLEQVHAWNLDFVASSPHSEQYCHLADRIDEALDFMKACGISSEHSRVINETDFYTSHEALLLPYEQAMTRQDSLSGNWYDCSAHMLWVGDRTRQVEGGHVEFVRGISNPIGLKAGPTMPPEDLIRLIDLINPQNEAGRLNVIVRMGADNVEKHLPELIRAVQREGRQVLWSCDPMHGNTFKASSGYKTREVSRILCEVKQFFAVHQAEGTYAGGVHFEMTGQNVTECIGGSRAVTEDALGNRYHTHCDPRLNADQALELAFMIAETLKDCRKLRES, from the coding sequence ATGAAACAATGGCAAGTTGATAGCTGGAGAAAAATGCCCGTCATCCAGCTGCCAGAATACCCCGACCAAGATCACCTCCAACAGGTAGAACAGCGGTTAAACGTCATGCCACCACTGGTTTTTGCCGGTGAGGTAAGGGCTTTGCGCCAGAAGCTGGCAGCTGCCACTCGGGGTGAGGCGTTTCTACTGCAGGGTGGTGACTGTGCCGAGAGCTTTCTGGAGTTCTCGGCAGATAATATTCGGGATACCTTCAAGGTCTTGATGCAGATGGCCGTTGTGCTGACGTTTGGAGGCAGTTGTCCAGTCATCAAGGTGGGCCGAATGGCGGGTCAGTTTGCCAAGCCTCGTTCGTCGGGTACCGAAATTATTGATGGTATTGAGCTGCCGATTTATCGCGGCGACATCATCAATGCTATGGAAGCTACTGTTGAATCGAGGAGGCCTGACCCAGAGAGAATGCTTAAGGCTTATCATCAGGCGTCATCGACCCTGAACCTGCTCAGGGCTTTTGCCCAGGGGGGGCTCGCGTCTCTGGAACAGGTTCATGCCTGGAATCTGGACTTTGTCGCCAGCAGCCCACATTCAGAGCAGTACTGTCATCTGGCCGATCGCATTGATGAAGCGCTGGATTTCATGAAGGCTTGTGGTATCTCCTCCGAGCATTCCAGAGTGATTAACGAGACTGACTTCTATACCTCCCATGAAGCTCTGCTGCTGCCTTATGAACAGGCTATGACCCGCCAGGACAGCCTTTCCGGTAACTGGTATGACTGTTCAGCACATATGCTCTGGGTAGGCGACAGAACTCGTCAGGTTGAAGGCGGTCATGTTGAATTTGTTCGGGGTATCAGCAACCCGATTGGCTTAAAAGCCGGTCCAACCATGCCTCCGGAAGACCTGATTCGCCTGATTGACCTGATTAACCCACAGAACGAAGCCGGACGCCTGAATGTGATTGTGCGTATGGGCGCTGATAATGTTGAAAAACATCTGCCAGAACTGATTCGTGCTGTCCAGCGGGAAGGGCGTCAGGTGTTGTGGAGTTGCGATCCTATGCACGGTAATACATTTAAGGCTTCCAGTGGTTACAAGACACGTGAGGTAAGCCGGATTCTGTGTGAAGTGAAGCAGTTCTTTGCAGTTCACCAGGCAGAGGGAACCTATGCCGGCGGAGTTCATTTTGAAATGACCGGGCAGAACGTTACGGAGTGCATTGGTGGTTCTCGTGCGGTGACCGAAGACGCCCTGGGTAATCGTTACCATACTCACTGTGATCCAAGACTGAATGCCGATCAGGCATTGGAGTTGGCTTTTATGATTGCTGAGACGTTGAAAGATTGTCGCAAACTGCGTGAAAGCTGA
- a CDS encoding M14 family metallocarboxypeptidase has protein sequence MSSSYRFPIGTPGQKWGKEERQAWYQQTLIHREYQKEVVPKIMALKEHYDVEQYGALSYDVERFPLYAIKSRNWSANKPVVLVTGGVHGYETSGVHGALKFLETGALNFIDHFNILVAPCISPWGYETINRWNPNAIDPNRSFYKESPAEESASLMKLVSGLGQEVLIHFDLHETTDTDETEFRPALAARDGVDYVEGIIPDGFYTVADTENPAPEFQKAVIDSVREVTHIAPADDQGEIIGSPVIQEGVIHYPMRKLGLCGGVTDCKFGTTTEVYPDSPKVTGEECNDAQVAAIVGGLKYVIGQL, from the coding sequence ATGAGCAGCAGTTATAGATTCCCCATAGGCACTCCGGGTCAAAAGTGGGGCAAGGAAGAGCGTCAAGCCTGGTATCAACAAACCCTGATTCATCGTGAATACCAGAAAGAAGTTGTACCCAAAATCATGGCTTTAAAAGAGCACTACGATGTAGAGCAGTATGGTGCCCTTTCTTACGACGTTGAACGTTTTCCTCTCTATGCCATTAAGAGTCGAAACTGGAGTGCCAACAAGCCCGTTGTTCTGGTGACCGGTGGCGTTCATGGGTATGAAACCAGTGGCGTCCACGGTGCGTTGAAATTTCTGGAAACCGGGGCTTTAAATTTTATAGACCATTTTAATATCCTGGTGGCACCCTGCATCAGCCCTTGGGGTTATGAAACCATAAATCGCTGGAACCCCAATGCCATTGATCCTAACCGTTCCTTTTACAAAGAGAGCCCTGCAGAAGAATCAGCCAGCTTGATGAAGCTGGTAAGCGGTTTGGGGCAGGAGGTATTAATTCACTTCGATCTACATGAAACCACGGATACCGATGAGACCGAGTTTCGCCCTGCTCTGGCAGCACGGGACGGTGTGGATTATGTAGAAGGGATAATACCTGATGGTTTCTACACGGTGGCTGATACTGAAAACCCTGCTCCCGAATTTCAGAAGGCTGTGATTGATTCTGTCAGGGAGGTAACGCACATTGCACCAGCAGACGATCAGGGTGAAATTATTGGTTCCCCGGTGATTCAGGAAGGTGTGATTCACTACCCAATGCGCAAGCTGGGTCTGTGTGGTGGGGTAACAGACTGCAAGTTTGGTACGACAACGGAAGTTTACCCGGATAGCCCAAAAGTAACGGGCGAAGAATGTAATGACGCCCAAGTGGCGGCCATTGTTGGTGGTCTGAAGTATGTGATAGGGCAACTCTGA
- a CDS encoding sulfurtransferase: MSPFIAPEVLATLLNTPGVVVLDARFSLADPKLGQTLYRQGHIPDSRYIDLEKDLSAQVVPGKTSRHPLPTPEVFAERLRELGISKTTHVVVYDDGGHAMAARAWWQLRWVGVQRVQVLHGGFKSWSAGRYPVTTETPVITSSDFMADVDHSMTVSANDVMEQLQNPIFRLIDARAPERFAGEVEPLDHKAGHIPGAVCYPFTSNMDDSGSFLSVEQLQKQLGDLMVDGLAPVFYCGSGVTACHNLLAMEYAGLSGGKLYPGSWSEWITDKIRPIATGLNALGADK; encoded by the coding sequence ATGTCACCCTTCATAGCCCCCGAAGTCCTTGCAACCCTGCTCAATACCCCCGGCGTTGTTGTACTTGATGCCCGCTTCAGTCTTGCTGATCCCAAACTGGGACAGACACTTTACCGTCAGGGGCATATTCCTGATTCCAGATACATTGATCTGGAAAAAGACCTTTCTGCTCAGGTGGTTCCCGGAAAAACCAGCAGGCACCCGCTGCCGACCCCCGAGGTATTTGCTGAGCGGTTGAGAGAGCTGGGTATCAGCAAAACCACTCATGTGGTTGTTTATGATGACGGTGGTCACGCTATGGCGGCCCGTGCATGGTGGCAATTGCGTTGGGTGGGCGTGCAACGTGTTCAGGTTTTGCATGGTGGTTTCAAAAGCTGGTCTGCTGGCCGTTATCCCGTGACAACTGAAACGCCTGTCATTACCTCTTCTGACTTTATGGCTGATGTTGATCACAGCATGACCGTTTCTGCCAATGACGTTATGGAACAATTGCAAAATCCGATTTTTCGTTTGATTGATGCCCGCGCTCCAGAGCGTTTTGCCGGAGAAGTGGAGCCTCTTGATCATAAAGCAGGTCATATCCCCGGCGCTGTCTGTTATCCATTCACCTCCAATATGGACGACTCAGGCTCTTTTCTTTCCGTAGAACAGTTGCAAAAACAGTTGGGTGATCTGATGGTGGATGGGCTTGCACCGGTGTTTTACTGTGGCTCGGGTGTGACTGCCTGTCATAACCTTCTGGCGATGGAGTACGCTGGCCTGTCGGGTGGCAAACTCTATCCGGGTTCATGGAGTGAATGGATTACCGATAAAATCAGGCCGATCGCAACCGGTTTGAATGCGCTGGGGGCTGATAAATGA
- the def gene encoding peptide deformylase, which translates to MAILELVPESDPALRTPTTPVTDFGPDFQKIVDDLYETMYAVKGAGLAATQVGLGMRVAVIDVTSDKSQPLVIVNPEIIEKSGEQKMEMGCLSLPGCWAAVKRAGWVKVRAQDRHGDTFEMAGEGILAEAFQHEIDHLDGVLFIDKLSALKQKMVRQRARKTLKRHERGGQ; encoded by the coding sequence ATGGCGATTTTAGAACTGGTTCCGGAATCCGATCCTGCATTAAGAACTCCTACCACTCCTGTTACTGACTTTGGTCCGGATTTTCAGAAAATCGTGGATGACCTGTACGAAACTATGTACGCCGTCAAAGGTGCCGGACTGGCTGCTACCCAGGTGGGTCTGGGAATGAGAGTAGCAGTGATTGACGTCACCTCTGATAAAAGTCAGCCACTGGTCATTGTCAACCCGGAGATTATTGAAAAGTCGGGTGAACAGAAAATGGAGATGGGGTGTCTGTCACTGCCGGGCTGCTGGGCGGCGGTTAAGCGGGCTGGCTGGGTTAAAGTCAGGGCTCAGGATCGTCATGGAGACACTTTCGAGATGGCAGGTGAGGGTATCCTGGCAGAAGCGTTTCAGCATGAGATTGACCATCTGGATGGTGTCTTGTTCATTGATAAACTCTCGGCTTTGAAACAAAAAATGGTGCGTCAAAGAGCACGCAAGACGCTAAAGCGCCATGAAAGAGGTGGTCAATAA
- a CDS encoding outer membrane protein OmpK translates to MTTKHLQTLTLTSFLTVTAIPVLATEYADNIHKNDYKWLQFNLMYAYEELPRPENAKTGHDYLEIEFGGRSGFLDLYGYVDIFNLTNSDDSDKKGSSKTFVKLQPRFSLDAITGRDLSFGPVQELYFSTLFNWGGGTTDVNNSFWGLGADVMVPWFGKVGVNLYGLYELNKKAWNGYQVSTNWFKPFIHFENESFIAYQGYIDYQFGAEDEFKGNKQTSSGGAMFNGFYWHSEHWAAGYGLKLYKDIYLIEDSKQLKSTGISHYFAVTYKL, encoded by the coding sequence ATGACTACGAAGCACCTTCAGACTCTAACCCTGACTTCTTTCCTTACCGTTACTGCCATACCTGTGTTGGCTACAGAGTACGCGGACAACATCCACAAAAATGATTACAAATGGCTGCAATTCAACCTGATGTACGCTTATGAGGAACTGCCAAGACCCGAGAATGCCAAGACCGGTCATGACTATCTTGAAATAGAATTCGGAGGTCGATCCGGATTTCTCGATCTCTACGGCTATGTGGATATTTTTAACCTGACCAACAGTGACGACAGCGACAAAAAAGGCTCTTCAAAAACCTTCGTTAAACTTCAGCCTCGTTTCTCGCTGGACGCCATCACTGGCAGGGATCTCTCTTTCGGCCCGGTTCAGGAACTGTACTTTTCAACCCTTTTTAACTGGGGGGGAGGAACTACGGATGTGAATAATTCCTTCTGGGGTCTGGGTGCTGATGTCATGGTGCCCTGGTTTGGCAAAGTTGGCGTCAACCTGTATGGCCTTTATGAACTGAACAAGAAAGCCTGGAATGGCTATCAGGTTTCCACAAACTGGTTCAAACCCTTTATCCATTTTGAAAATGAGAGCTTTATTGCTTACCAGGGGTATATTGACTATCAGTTTGGTGCCGAGGACGAGTTTAAGGGAAACAAACAAACCAGTAGCGGTGGTGCCATGTTCAACGGCTTCTACTGGCATTCAGAGCACTGGGCGGCAGGGTACGGCCTCAAGCTGTATAAAGATATTTACCTGATCGAGGATTCTAAACAGCTCAAGTCTACCGGTATCAGTCATTACTTTGCAGTGACTTACAAGCTCTGA